From the Mycoplasmatota bacterium genome, one window contains:
- a CDS encoding ISL3 family transposase, protein MNKSEVKYVCIDDFAIKKRKSYGTIMVDIETKCIIDLLESRDSMKVTEWLTTFPNIKLVSRDGSTTYRSAIADAHPKATQVSDRFHLVKNLVKSISKYMKRIITGRIEIPLISQDGKKRYDYLCGLSRREKIIEARRLYAKEGNSYDTIGNKLGVSPTTVAKYIKMKEEDIPKEKITVRGKEHINAISKVEQKRNKVLELWNKGYTKRDISKKTGYSTTSIDTYLKGEFNPVHGQYGTGRNGKLMPFRDEVIDMRANGITYKKITEHIREKGYTGTVDGLRFFISKEKRLAKDTSSTKEPTEFLDKRLINKLLYKPLEKVKGITENQLNEFFKKYPDIKVLFERLKEFRLLLLEDTEDSLSKWIKRARESEIQEIDSFINGIQNDQDAVENAIKYSYNNGLAEGSVNKLKSIKRIMYGRNKFDLLRSKVLLLESLK, encoded by the coding sequence ATAAACAAGAGTGAAGTTAAATATGTCTGTATAGATGACTTTGCGATAAAAAAGAGAAAATCATATGGAACAATTATGGTAGATATTGAAACTAAATGTATTATAGACTTATTAGAATCAAGAGATAGTATGAAAGTTACGGAATGGCTTACTACGTTTCCAAATATTAAACTCGTCTCACGTGATGGCTCAACAACTTATCGCTCGGCTATTGCAGACGCTCATCCTAAAGCCACTCAGGTAAGTGATCGTTTTCATTTAGTTAAAAATTTAGTGAAATCCATATCAAAGTATATGAAACGAATAATTACAGGTCGCATTGAAATACCACTCATATCACAAGATGGAAAGAAACGTTATGATTATCTTTGTGGTTTAAGCCGTAGAGAAAAAATTATTGAAGCCAGGCGTTTATATGCAAAGGAAGGAAATAGCTATGATACGATTGGAAATAAGTTAGGTGTTTCACCAACAACAGTTGCTAAATATATAAAAATGAAGGAAGAAGATATACCTAAAGAGAAAATAACTGTACGTGGAAAAGAGCACATCAACGCCATTTCGAAAGTGGAACAGAAAAGAAATAAGGTGCTAGAATTATGGAATAAAGGGTATACAAAAAGAGACATATCAAAGAAAACAGGATATAGCACTACAAGCATTGATACTTATCTCAAAGGTGAATTCAATCCTGTGCACGGACAATATGGAACAGGCCGAAATGGTAAACTAATGCCATTTAGAGATGAAGTTATTGATATGCGTGCTAATGGGATAACATATAAGAAGATTACAGAACATATAAGGGAAAAAGGATACACAGGAACTGTAGATGGATTGAGATTTTTTATCTCAAAAGAAAAGCGTTTAGCTAAAGACACCTCATCTACAAAAGAACCTACAGAATTTTTAGACAAACGTTTGATCAATAAATTATTATATAAACCACTTGAAAAGGTAAAAGGGATCACGGAGAATCAATTGAATGAATTTTTCAAAAAATATCCAGACATAAAAGTACTCTTTGAAAGACTAAAAGAATTCAGACTTTTGTTACTTGAAGATACAGAAGACAGTTTAAGTAAATGGATTAAACGGGCAAGAGAATCTGAAATTCAGGAAATTGATAGTTTCATTAATGGTATACAAAATGACCAAGATGCCGTAGAAAATGCCATAAAGTATAGTTATAATAACGGTTTAGCAGAAGGAAGTGTTAATAAACTAAAATCTATAAAAAGGATTATGTATGGCAGAAATAAATTTGATCTACTGAGGTCTAAAGTATTATTATTGGAATCATTAAAATGA
- a CDS encoding transposase family protein: MDEIIKMLDESLDYISHELIDDTLYINVKSNKESLPCPLCGEESTKVHSRYNKSFQDLPLQGKKVVIALNNKNMFCTNPNCKKYTFSESFGFIDQKGKKTKRLIDEIIRVSLTQSSISAAKYLSDTTVEIKKSSICNYLKKNSSHKQE, from the coding sequence ATGGACGAAATAATTAAAATGCTTGACGAAAGTCTTGATTACATATCACATGAGTTAATTGATGATACTTTATACATTAATGTAAAATCAAATAAGGAGTCACTCCCATGTCCTCTATGCGGAGAGGAAAGTACAAAAGTACATTCTAGATACAATAAAAGCTTTCAGGACTTGCCATTACAGGGGAAAAAAGTTGTTATTGCACTAAATAATAAAAATATGTTCTGTACAAATCCAAATTGTAAGAAGTATACATTCTCAGAAAGCTTTGGTTTTATTGATCAAAAAGGCAAGAAAACGAAAAGATTAATTGATGAAATTATACGAGTTTCTTTGACACAAAGTTCTATATCGGCGGCAAAATACCTTTCAGATACGACCGTTGAAATCAAGAAAAGCTCAATTTGTAATTACCTAAAAAAAAACTCTAGTCATAAACAAGAGTGA
- a CDS encoding transposase, protein MGRKAKFSKEIKIKAIKDYQEGNRTKKQIATILGCNVSSVNRWINSYKSMGEKAFDIKPTNKVYTKKLKLAAINNYLNGVGSLNNIIKKYKTHSISTLINWLMMYNDHKEIKDYKSKGDVYMAKSKKNNL, encoded by the coding sequence ATGGGAAGAAAAGCTAAATTTAGTAAAGAAATAAAGATAAAAGCAATTAAAGATTATCAAGAAGGAAATAGGACAAAGAAACAAATAGCAACTATTTTAGGGTGTAATGTATCATCAGTTAATAGATGGATTAATAGTTATAAATCGATGGGAGAAAAAGCATTTGATATTAAACCTACTAATAAAGTATATACGAAGAAATTAAAGCTAGCGGCAATAAATAATTATCTAAATGGAGTAGGTTCACTTAATAACATAATAAAAAAGTATAAAACTCATAGTATATCTACACTGATAAACTGGTTAATGATGTATAATGATCATAAAGAAATTAAAGATTACAAATCTAAAGGGGATGTCTATATGGCCAAATCAAAAAAAAACAACTTATGA
- a CDS encoding helix-turn-helix domain-containing protein, with protein sequence MQVYNWVKKYIKEGNEGLKDRRGRKKDESELTDIEKLKREIPCNERIK encoded by the coding sequence ATCCAAGTTTATAATTGGGTAAAAAAATACATTAAAGAAGGTAATGAAGGACTAAAAGACCGTCGAGGAAGAAAAAAAGATGAATCTGAATTAACAGATATAGAAAAGTTAAAACGCGAAATACCTTGTAATGAAAGAATTAAATGA
- a CDS encoding transposase — protein MIINGLSEETEKERLDQELCQIILEYHDKFKGILGYRRMTLWINRLNQRHYNVKRIRRLMRLMGISAKIRRKRKGYIKSTPQITVENVLNTEFKAEAPNDK, from the coding sequence CTGATTATAAATGGCTTAAGTGAAGAAACAGAAAAAGAAAGATTAGATCAAGAGCTTTGTCAAATCATCTTAGAATATCATGATAAATTTAAAGGAATACTAGGTTACCGTAGAATGACTTTATGGATTAACCGATTAAATCAAAGACATTATAATGTAAAACGAATAAGACGCCTTATGAGACTTATGGGAATATCAGCAAAGATTAGAAGAAAGAGAAAAGGATACATTAAATCAACACCACAAATAACAGTTGAAAATGTCTTAAATACAGAATTTAAGGCTGAAGCACCAAATGATAAATGA
- a CDS encoding IS3 family transposase, whose protein sequence is MTKKLNLSGILDLYDGTIVSYAMGTSNNNPLVFETFDKAMEANPGAKPLFHSDRGFQYTSKVFKSKLDKAEATHSMSRVGRCIDNGPTEGFWGTLKAEMYYLNEFHSIEELKKAIEEYIDFYNNKRFQTSLKGLTPVEYRNQALAYNNI, encoded by the coding sequence ATGACTAAAAAACTTAATTTAAGTGGAATACTCGATTTATATGATGGTACGATTGTTTCTTATGCCATGGGAACATCGAATAACAATCCGTTAGTATTCGAGACATTCGATAAAGCAATGGAAGCTAACCCAGGAGCCAAACCATTATTTCATAGTGATCGTGGATTTCAATACACGAGTAAAGTATTTAAAAGCAAGTTAGATAAAGCTGAAGCAACTCATAGTATGTCTAGAGTAGGAAGATGTATTGACAATGGACCAACGGAAGGTTTTTGGGGTACATTAAAAGCTGAAATGTATTATCTTAATGAATTTCATAGCATCGAAGAGTTAAAAAAAGCAATTGAAGAATACATAGATTTTTACAACAATAAAAGATTTCAAACAAGTTTAAAAGGCTTAACTCCGGTGGAATATCGAAATCAAGCCTTAGCTTATAATAATATTTAA
- a CDS encoding ATP-binding cassette domain-containing protein — translation MSYALKINDIIKYFKDELVLSNITFKVNKGDIIGIVGRNGSGKSVLFKIICGLYLPSSGTVTVFDEEITNKQTYPKKTRAIIESPNFLGFYSGYKNLEYLALLSGQINKKNIEDTLALVGLEKSAWNKKVKHYSMGMKQKLGLAQVLMDNPQLIILDEPFNGLDESSVKRFHQILLDLKNKGVTILLASHIKEDIETLCDRVFKMDLGHLVEIS, via the coding sequence ATGAGTTATGCATTAAAAATAAACGATATAATAAAATATTTTAAGGATGAACTAGTTTTAAGTAATATAACTTTTAAAGTTAATAAGGGTGATATTATTGGTATAGTTGGGCGAAACGGTTCAGGAAAAAGTGTATTGTTTAAAATAATTTGTGGTTTGTATTTACCTTCATCTGGTACTGTTACTGTATTTGATGAAGAAATCACAAATAAGCAAACTTATCCAAAGAAAACAAGAGCGATTATTGAATCTCCTAATTTTTTAGGATTTTATTCAGGTTATAAAAATTTAGAGTATTTAGCATTATTATCTGGTCAAATTAATAAAAAAAATATCGAAGATACTTTAGCATTAGTTGGTTTAGAGAAGTCTGCTTGGAATAAGAAGGTAAAACATTATTCAATGGGGATGAAACAAAAATTAGGATTAGCTCAAGTATTAATGGATAACCCTCAATTAATTATATTAGATGAACCATTTAATGGCTTAGATGAAAGTAGTGTAAAAAGGTTTCACCAAATTTTGTTAGATTTAAAAAATAAGGGAGTCACAATATTATTAGCAAGTCATATAAAAGAGGATATTGAAACTTTATGTGATCGTGTTTTTAAAATGGATTTAGGACATTTGGTAGAAATTTCATAA
- a CDS encoding transposase, with the protein MARYSKDYKLSLIQRMMPPHNESVKELSRESGIPEITLFTWKKKAKENGIPVNEQPLKSEEWSTQDKFHIVLETATLSEVELYKYCRNKGLYVNQVKEWRDACMQANGGVAKQATELQKQLREKNQELKKLNKELQRKESALAEAAALLVLRKKASAIWGEDEED; encoded by the coding sequence ATGGCAAGATACTCAAAGGATTATAAGTTATCATTAATACAAAGAATGATGCCACCACATAATGAATCAGTCAAAGAATTATCAAGAGAATCAGGAATACCAGAAATAACACTTTTTACTTGGAAAAAGAAAGCGAAAGAAAATGGAATCCCTGTTAACGAACAACCTTTAAAATCAGAAGAATGGAGTACACAAGATAAGTTTCATATTGTCTTAGAAACTGCAACATTAAGTGAAGTAGAATTATATAAGTATTGTAGAAATAAAGGACTATATGTTAATCAAGTTAAAGAATGGCGAGATGCATGTATGCAGGCTAATGGTGGTGTAGCTAAACAAGCAACAGAACTACAAAAGCAGTTAAGAGAAAAAAATCAAGAACTTAAGAAATTAAATAAAGAACTACAAAGAAAAGAATCAGCACTTGCAGAAGCAGCAGCCCTTCTTGTACTTAGAAAAAAGGCAAGTGCGATTTGGGGGGAAGACGAGGAAGATTAA
- a CDS encoding helix-turn-helix domain-containing protein, whose protein sequence is MGGRRGRLISATDRKKAISLIREAVDNGARQEKACEEIGISLRTLQRWRSDSSPNEDQRPISKKKYPKID, encoded by the coding sequence TTGGGGGGAAGACGAGGAAGATTAATCAGTGCCACAGATCGCAAAAAAGCAATATCACTGATAAGAGAAGCTGTAGATAATGGAGCAAGACAAGAAAAAGCATGTGAAGAAATAGGAATTAGTTTACGAACACTTCAACGATGGAGAAGTGATTCATCACCAAATGAAGATCAAAGACCAATTAGTAAAAAAAAGTACCCAAAAATAGATTAA
- a CDS encoding IS3 family transposase gives MLKVVNQPEYKNLSPNEIVPLLADKGIYLASESTIYRILREEKQLKHRGNTKKPQNRPISTHYATGPNQVWMWDITYLKGPIKGIYYYLYLILDLFSRKVVGWEIWSEQSAQHASELVKRAVLAENILLHKKPLVLHSDNGSPMKGATLLETLYQLGITPSNSRPRVSNDNPYAESIFKTFKYCPGYPDKGFETIKQARTWSLQFINWYNYEHLHSGIKYLTPHQRHSGLSNKILKKRIKVYEQAQLKHPERWSRNIRNWSVENIVWLNPEKSSILEKEETKSS, from the coding sequence ATTTTAAAAGTCGTAAATCAGCCTGAATATAAAAACTTATCTCCTAATGAAATTGTGCCACTCCTAGCTGATAAAGGAATATATTTAGCATCTGAATCAACAATATATAGAATCTTAAGAGAAGAAAAACAACTAAAACATAGAGGAAATACTAAAAAGCCCCAAAATAGACCTATATCAACACATTATGCCACAGGTCCTAATCAAGTATGGATGTGGGATATTACTTATCTAAAGGGACCAATAAAAGGGATATATTATTATTTATATTTGATCCTAGATTTATTTAGTAGAAAAGTAGTAGGATGGGAAATATGGTCTGAACAATCTGCTCAACACGCTAGTGAACTAGTTAAAAGAGCAGTATTAGCAGAAAATATACTTTTACATAAAAAACCTTTAGTGCTTCATTCTGACAATGGAAGTCCGATGAAAGGAGCCACTCTTTTAGAGACCCTTTATCAACTAGGTATTACTCCATCAAATAGTAGACCTAGAGTAAGTAATGATAATCCTTATGCGGAGTCTATATTTAAAACATTCAAATATTGTCCAGGTTACCCAGATAAGGGCTTTGAGACTATTAAACAAGCAAGAACTTGGTCATTACAGTTTATAAACTGGTATAACTATGAACATCTTCATAGTGGGATAAAATATTTAACTCCACATCAAAGGCATTCCGGTTTATCTAATAAAATATTAAAAAAGCGAATTAAAGTCTATGAACAAGCACAACTTAAACACCCAGAAAGATGGTCGAGAAACATAAGAAATTGGAGTGTGGAAAACATAGTTTGGTTAAACCCAGAAAAATCATCAATTTTGGAAAAAGAAGAAACAAAATCTTCTTAA
- a CDS encoding ASCH domain-containing protein: MENEKYSQEKIEMFWKSFLRETSRDKTTKYLDVFHFELTEKWVNELLHLVLIGQKKATASSLWGYEIEGARVPEVGDLSIVTDWEGVPRCVIETIAVTILPFSDITYDLCKREGEDDTLESWRKGHIRFFKEEGNELGYEFSDDMPVIFEDFEVIYQV, encoded by the coding sequence ATGGAAAATGAAAAGTATTCGCAAGAAAAAATAGAAATGTTTTGGAAATCTTTTTTAAGAGAAACAAGTAGAGATAAAACAACCAAGTATTTAGATGTATTTCATTTTGAATTAACTGAAAAATGGGTCAATGAATTATTGCATTTAGTGTTAATTGGACAAAAGAAGGCTACAGCTAGTAGTTTATGGGGATATGAAATTGAAGGTGCGCGTGTACCTGAGGTTGGTGATTTAAGTATTGTCACTGATTGGGAAGGTGTACCACGCTGTGTTATTGAAACAATTGCGGTAACAATTCTTCCATTTTCAGATATTACTTATGATCTTTGTAAGCGTGAGGGTGAGGATGATACATTAGAATCCTGGCGTAAGGGACATATTCGTTTTTTCAAGGAAGAAGGAAATGAACTTGGGTATGAGTTTAGCGATGATATGCCAGTGATTTTTGAAGATTTTGAAGTAATATATCAAGTATAG